A genomic region of Methanosarcina thermophila TM-1 contains the following coding sequences:
- a CDS encoding PHP domain-containing protein — MKFDLHVHSEYSKDSKSSHDAILESARKKGLDGFAICDHDTVEGGLACEKRAMELGFELTVIPGVEVTCSKGHILVLGVKQNIEPFLSPEETIIRARKLGGTVIIPHPFKRSSHGIGSFEGLDIDAVEVFNSRCLFNNANRKAAIEAKRLGIPGVAGSDSHIPEMVGQAYTEIDAPENTLTAVLAAIREGKVAPAGKNTPKSIILKQMSGSAKRKIKRKLFHKI; from the coding sequence ATGAAATTCGATCTGCACGTACATTCCGAGTATTCAAAGGATAGCAAATCGAGCCATGACGCCATTCTTGAGTCTGCGCGCAAAAAAGGACTTGATGGATTTGCTATCTGTGATCATGATACTGTGGAAGGTGGGCTTGCCTGTGAAAAACGAGCCATGGAACTTGGCTTTGAGCTTACAGTCATTCCCGGAGTCGAGGTTACCTGTTCTAAAGGGCATATCCTGGTGCTAGGAGTCAAACAGAACATTGAGCCTTTCCTTAGCCCGGAAGAAACGATCATAAGAGCCCGGAAACTTGGAGGCACGGTTATCATCCCTCATCCTTTCAAGCGAAGTTCCCACGGAATAGGAAGCTTCGAAGGGCTTGATATTGATGCAGTTGAGGTTTTCAATTCCCGCTGCCTATTCAATAACGCCAACAGGAAAGCTGCAATCGAGGCAAAGAGGCTTGGAATTCCCGGGGTTGCAGGAAGCGATTCCCACATTCCCGAAATGGTCGGCCAAGCCTATACCGAGATCGACGCGCCTGAAAACACCCTCACCGCCGTGCTTGCGGCCATCCGAGAAGGAAAGGTAGCTCCTGCGGGAAAAAATACGCCCAAATCAATTATTCTTAAGCAGATGTCAGGCAGTGCAAAGCGAAAAATCAAGAGAAAACTGTTTCATAAAATCTAA
- the hflX gene encoding GTPase HflX, giving the protein MKISAEQKLGNGNRVILVKRATPNSDSEREEYLFQELRELAKAAGYLPVGELKQTRYPDSKYQLGKGKIEELAELVRSIGADKVIFYNRLSTTQLFNISEICKCQVIDKFQLILEIFAKRATTHRSKLQVELARLRYEIPRARAVVSLAKKEERAGFMGLGDYEDSYEQDLKKRIARIESELESAEKDDESLRALRHKKGFSLISLAGYTNAGKSTLFNAIVSESVDVRNMLFTTLVPTTRALDLGGRKALLTDTVGFIEDLPHWLVDAFKSTLNEIFLSDLILLVVDANEKPEMILLKLATSHDTLWDRIQGVPIITVLNKVDLVDESRLDSIMEQIGYMAPNPVFVSAKKGIGMDVLKAEIVKHLPPWCFCSLSLPNSEEGMSILSWLYDEGIVHRVEFGEQIHVDYEARTEIVNKAHALLGPKEV; this is encoded by the coding sequence ATGAAAATTTCAGCAGAACAAAAACTCGGTAACGGAAACAGGGTAATTCTAGTTAAAAGGGCCACTCCTAATTCCGACTCTGAACGTGAGGAATACCTCTTCCAGGAACTCAGAGAACTTGCAAAAGCAGCAGGTTACCTGCCGGTTGGTGAGCTTAAGCAAACCAGGTATCCTGATTCAAAGTATCAGCTAGGCAAGGGGAAAATCGAAGAACTTGCCGAACTTGTGAGAAGCATTGGTGCAGATAAAGTAATTTTCTATAACAGACTTTCCACGACACAGCTCTTCAACATCTCGGAAATCTGTAAATGCCAGGTTATAGATAAGTTCCAGCTCATCCTTGAGATCTTTGCAAAGAGGGCAACCACCCACCGCTCAAAACTCCAGGTAGAACTGGCAAGACTGAGATACGAGATACCCAGGGCAAGAGCCGTTGTTTCTCTCGCTAAGAAAGAGGAGAGAGCAGGCTTTATGGGACTTGGAGATTACGAGGATTCTTATGAACAGGATCTGAAGAAGAGGATCGCAAGGATTGAGAGTGAGCTTGAATCGGCAGAAAAAGATGACGAGTCTCTGCGGGCTTTAAGGCACAAGAAGGGGTTTTCTTTAATTTCCCTTGCAGGATATACAAATGCTGGAAAAAGCACGCTTTTCAACGCTATTGTCAGTGAAAGTGTCGATGTGAGGAATATGCTTTTTACAACGCTTGTGCCTACCACCCGAGCTCTGGACCTTGGAGGACGAAAAGCTCTTTTAACCGATACCGTGGGATTTATAGAAGATCTTCCTCACTGGCTGGTTGATGCTTTCAAATCTACCCTCAACGAGATTTTTCTATCGGATCTTATACTCCTGGTCGTGGATGCAAACGAAAAACCTGAAATGATTCTGCTAAAGCTTGCTACATCCCATGACACCCTCTGGGACCGTATTCAGGGAGTTCCTATTATAACTGTGCTTAACAAGGTAGATCTTGTTGACGAATCCAGACTTGATAGTATTATGGAACAGATAGGTTATATGGCTCCTAATCCTGTTTTCGTTTCTGCAAAAAAAGGCATCGGTATGGATGTACTAAAAGCCGAAATAGTCAAGCATCTGCCTCCCTGGTGTTTTTGCTCCCTTTCCCTACCGAATTCGGAAGAAGGAATGTCGATTCTTTCCTGGCTATATGATGAAGGAATTGTACACAGAGTTGAGTTTGGAGAACAAATCCATGTGGATTATGAAGCCAGGACCGAGATAGTTAACAAAGCACATGCCCTCCTCGGACCGAAGGAAGTTTAA